From the Microbacterium sp. W4I4 genome, one window contains:
- a CDS encoding Fe-S cluster assembly protein HesB, whose protein sequence is MLTLTDNANTIAATIVAQQSTTPDAGLRIHSSGTAAEPRFAVTIAPTPEPGDAVIGDEDIRVFLEQAVAEALDDKVLDASVDEEGSVSFTLLPQPA, encoded by the coding sequence ATGCTCACCCTGACCGACAACGCCAACACCATCGCCGCGACGATCGTCGCGCAGCAGAGCACGACGCCGGATGCGGGACTGCGCATCCACTCGTCGGGGACGGCCGCCGAGCCCCGCTTCGCCGTGACCATCGCCCCCACCCCCGAACCCGGTGACGCTGTCATCGGTGATGAGGACATCCGGGTCTTCCTCGAGCAGGCCGTCGCCGAGGCACTGGACGACAAGGTGCTGGACGCCTCTGTCGACGAGGAGGGCTCGGTCTCGTTCACCCTCCTCCCCCAGCCGGCCTGA
- a CDS encoding Dps family protein, which yields MADTKKKSATRSAAPESAAKPTRRQNAEKGFTASPTLTANLQSVLADLIELSLQGKQAHWNVVGRNFRDLHRQLDEIIAAARTFSDTVAERMRALHATADGRSSTIAKTTSLPPFPAGEVSTEETVGLITERLETTVATMRDVHDQVDEEDPTSADVLHAIIEKLEQFAWMVSAESRTPAGR from the coding sequence ATGGCTGACACGAAGAAGAAGTCCGCGACCCGCAGCGCCGCGCCCGAGTCGGCCGCGAAGCCCACTCGACGCCAGAACGCCGAGAAGGGATTCACGGCATCGCCGACGCTGACGGCGAACCTGCAGTCCGTGCTGGCCGATCTGATCGAGCTGTCGCTGCAGGGCAAGCAGGCGCATTGGAACGTCGTGGGCCGCAACTTCCGCGACCTGCATCGCCAGCTCGACGAGATCATCGCCGCCGCACGCACGTTCAGCGACACCGTCGCGGAGCGGATGCGCGCGCTGCACGCCACCGCCGACGGACGAAGCTCCACGATCGCGAAGACCACATCACTGCCGCCGTTCCCCGCCGGAGAAGTGTCGACGGAGGAGACCGTCGGGCTGATCACCGAGCGGCTGGAGACGACCGTCGCCACCATGCGCGATGTGCACGATCAGGTCGACGAGGAGGACCCCACCTCCGCCGACGTCCTGCACGCGATCATCGAGAAGCTGGAGCAGTTCGCCTGGATGGTCAGCGCCGAGAGCCGCACGCCTGCCGGGCGCTGA
- a CDS encoding MFS transporter has product MSTVAPSRPVVRQTGLLTWLFLLNAAILTVYAGFIVILVPDQIARIDEQNKVANLAIVMTASSIATIIIHPLIGALSDRTRSRLGRRAPWMLLGGATGALFTVLLAGAGTIWAVCLYWILMMLCVNSVATVGSAIVPDRFAKERLGVASAVVALGIFVGMGAGVALAGLAVNSIGIGYAAFGIGFLIVCVLFVVFNRDFSSREMHREPFSWRAFFASFWVSPRRYPDFWWAFAGRFFLILAYQSVQSYLLYILRDYIGLSDAESTGVSTLITAVMLIGALVTTYFCGRISDRTGRRKVFVFVSSLIMAVSLLIPLLLPSLTGMFALAAVFGVGYGIYMSVDTALMNEVLPAADQAAKDLGILNIATALPQAFTPALVGVLILLSGGYSAVFIAGIVFAVLGALTVIPIRSVR; this is encoded by the coding sequence GTGAGCACCGTCGCTCCTTCCCGCCCCGTCGTCCGTCAGACCGGGCTGCTGACCTGGCTGTTCCTGCTCAACGCCGCGATCCTCACGGTGTACGCCGGATTCATCGTGATCCTGGTGCCCGATCAGATCGCGCGCATCGACGAGCAGAACAAGGTCGCCAACCTGGCCATCGTCATGACGGCCTCCTCCATCGCGACGATCATCATCCATCCGCTCATCGGCGCGCTGTCCGACCGCACGCGCAGCCGGCTCGGCAGGCGGGCACCGTGGATGCTGCTGGGCGGAGCCACCGGCGCGCTGTTCACCGTCCTCCTCGCCGGAGCGGGCACGATCTGGGCAGTGTGTCTGTACTGGATCCTGATGATGCTGTGCGTGAACTCGGTGGCCACCGTCGGCTCCGCGATAGTGCCGGACAGGTTCGCGAAGGAGCGACTCGGAGTGGCCAGCGCCGTGGTCGCGCTCGGCATCTTCGTGGGCATGGGCGCCGGCGTCGCCCTCGCCGGCCTTGCGGTGAACAGCATCGGGATCGGCTATGCCGCCTTCGGCATCGGCTTCCTCATCGTGTGCGTGCTGTTCGTCGTGTTCAACCGCGACTTCTCCTCACGGGAGATGCATCGCGAGCCGTTCTCATGGCGCGCGTTCTTCGCGAGCTTCTGGGTGAGCCCGCGACGGTACCCGGACTTCTGGTGGGCATTCGCCGGCCGGTTCTTCCTGATCCTCGCCTACCAGAGCGTGCAGTCCTACCTGCTCTACATCCTTCGCGATTACATCGGACTCTCCGACGCCGAGTCCACGGGGGTGAGCACCCTGATCACCGCCGTGATGCTCATCGGCGCTCTGGTGACCACCTACTTCTGCGGACGGATCTCCGATCGCACCGGTCGTCGCAAGGTGTTCGTGTTCGTGTCCTCGCTGATCATGGCGGTGTCCCTCCTGATCCCGCTGCTCCTGCCCTCCCTGACCGGCATGTTCGCCCTGGCGGCGGTCTTCGGCGTCGGCTACGGCATCTACATGAGCGTGGATACCGCACTCATGAACGAGGTGCTGCCCGCCGCCGACCAGGCCGCGAAGGATCTCGGCATCCTGAACATCGCCACCGCGCTTCCCCAGGCGTTCACCCCCGCGCTGGTCGGCGTGCTGATCCTGCTCTCGGGCGGGTATTCCGCCGTGTTCATCGCGGGCATCGTCTTCGCCGTCCTGGGTGCCCTGACGGTGATCCCGATCCGGAGCGTGCGATGA
- a CDS encoding ABC transporter ATP-binding protein: MSMGGGRGGGGRGFRGVDEAAQKKLNAEAPRIADLGKRVVGLFRPYRGRILLTVVLVVLGAAIAVVPPLLVQRIFDDALFPLGGGEPVLGLLLRLVLIMVGLFLLSAVLGVAQTWLTSTVGNSVTGDLRVRLFEHLQAMELGFFTRTKTGVIQSRLQNDVGGVSGVLTNTITSILGNIVTVIASLVAMILIDWRLTLIAVVLMPILVLVQRRVGQVRARIAGQTQESLSELTAITQETLSVSGILLSKSFNRQRTESARYQQENRNQVRLQVRQAMSGQRFFAVVQVLMASVPAVIYLVSGYLVAGGTGAITAGTVVAFTTVQARLLMPMMGLMRVALDLQTSSALFARIFEYLDMVPEIQDAPDAIPVSRAPGPRGQVEFRDVVFRYPDAAPDARPTLQGVSFVAEPGQQVAFVGPSGAGKTTILYLAPRMYSAASGSVMFGGADVRTLTQESIIDDVGIVSQETYLFHATIRENLLYAKPGATEEELIAACTAANIHHIIAGFEGGYDTVVGERGYRLSGGEKQRIAIARVLLKDPPVLLLDEATSALDTVSERVVQQALDHAAAGRTVLSIAHRLSTVMGADMIHVVEAGRIVESGTHAELLAAGGLYTELAAQQMAASNVLTDETGTLQHRRADKAPRDSAGEETLAGEETVGAGTAGETTAGEDAVRVLTGQIPLLDGAHPGPEAYPG, encoded by the coding sequence ATGAGCATGGGTGGCGGTCGCGGTGGGGGTGGTCGCGGATTCCGCGGTGTCGACGAGGCAGCCCAGAAGAAGTTGAACGCCGAGGCGCCGAGAATCGCCGACCTCGGCAAGCGCGTCGTCGGACTGTTCCGCCCGTACCGGGGGCGGATCCTGCTCACAGTGGTGCTGGTCGTGCTGGGGGCCGCGATCGCGGTCGTCCCGCCCCTGCTCGTGCAGCGGATCTTCGACGACGCCCTGTTCCCCCTGGGCGGCGGCGAGCCCGTGCTGGGTCTGCTGCTGCGCCTGGTGCTGATAATGGTCGGGCTGTTCCTGCTCTCGGCGGTGCTGGGCGTCGCGCAGACCTGGTTGACGTCCACGGTCGGCAACAGTGTCACGGGCGACCTGCGGGTGCGGCTCTTCGAGCATCTGCAGGCGATGGAGCTCGGCTTCTTCACCCGCACCAAGACCGGGGTGATCCAGTCCCGGTTGCAGAACGACGTCGGCGGAGTGTCCGGCGTTCTCACGAACACGATCACCAGCATCCTCGGCAACATCGTCACCGTGATCGCCTCCCTCGTCGCGATGATCCTCATCGACTGGCGGCTGACGCTCATCGCCGTCGTGCTGATGCCGATCCTCGTGCTGGTGCAGCGGCGGGTCGGCCAGGTGCGCGCGCGCATCGCCGGGCAGACGCAGGAGTCGCTCTCCGAGCTGACCGCGATCACTCAGGAGACGCTGAGCGTTTCGGGCATCCTGCTGTCGAAGTCATTCAATCGTCAGCGCACCGAATCGGCGCGGTATCAGCAGGAGAACCGCAACCAGGTGCGTCTGCAGGTACGCCAGGCGATGAGCGGACAGCGGTTCTTCGCCGTGGTCCAGGTGCTGATGGCTTCCGTTCCGGCGGTGATCTACCTGGTGTCCGGCTACCTGGTCGCCGGGGGCACCGGCGCGATCACGGCGGGAACGGTCGTCGCGTTCACCACCGTGCAGGCTCGGCTGCTGATGCCGATGATGGGCCTGATGCGGGTGGCGCTGGACCTGCAGACCTCCTCGGCCCTGTTCGCGCGCATCTTCGAGTACCTCGACATGGTTCCCGAGATCCAGGACGCGCCCGACGCGATCCCCGTCTCGCGGGCGCCTGGCCCGCGTGGTCAGGTCGAGTTCCGCGACGTCGTCTTCCGCTACCCGGATGCCGCGCCCGATGCCAGGCCGACGCTGCAGGGCGTGTCGTTCGTCGCCGAGCCCGGCCAGCAGGTGGCTTTCGTCGGTCCGTCGGGGGCAGGCAAGACCACGATCCTGTATCTCGCGCCACGGATGTATTCGGCGGCATCGGGATCGGTGATGTTCGGCGGCGCCGATGTGCGCACCCTGACACAGGAGTCGATCATCGACGACGTCGGGATCGTGTCGCAGGAGACCTACCTGTTCCATGCCACGATCCGCGAGAACCTTCTCTACGCGAAGCCGGGGGCCACAGAGGAGGAGCTGATCGCCGCGTGCACTGCGGCGAACATCCACCACATCATCGCCGGTTTCGAGGGCGGCTACGACACGGTCGTCGGCGAGCGCGGCTATCGGCTGTCCGGCGGCGAGAAGCAGCGCATCGCGATCGCCCGGGTGCTGCTGAAGGACCCGCCCGTGCTGCTGCTCGACGAGGCCACGAGCGCTCTGGACACGGTGTCCGAGCGTGTGGTCCAGCAGGCGCTCGACCATGCGGCGGCGGGCCGCACGGTGCTGTCCATCGCGCACCGGCTGTCGACGGTGATGGGTGCCGACATGATCCATGTGGTCGAGGCGGGGCGCATCGTCGAGTCGGGAACGCATGCGGAGCTGCTGGCGGCCGGTGGTCTGTACACCGAGCTGGCGGCGCAGCAGATGGCCGCATCGAACGTGCTCACCGATGAGACGGGGACGCTGCAGCACCGGCGCGCCGACAAGGCGCCTCGCGACTCCGCCGGCGAAGAGACCCTGGCCGGCGAAGAGACCGTGGGCGCGGGGACAGCCGGAGAGACCACTGCCGGTGAGGATGCGGTGCGCGTGCTAACGGGGCAGATCCCGCTGCTGGACGGCGCGCACCCCGGCCCGGAGGCATACCCGGGCTAG
- a CDS encoding MDR family MFS transporter, protein MSIADTGTTPVQGSSPTRRTAPGVIPAKDMAVIWVLLAAAFVAILNETTMGMAIPHLITDLGITPIAAQWVTSAFMLTMAVVIPITGFLLRRFTTRQMFLAAITLFSIGTLLAALATGFPMLLGARIVQASGTAVMMPLLMTTIMNLVPTASRGRMMGRVSIVISLAPAIGPTMSGFLLDHFGWRAIFVVVLPIALVAMFIGWRWLTNVGETTRAPIDALSIVLSAFGFGGLVYGLSQIGSLGEGGSWVPLAISLAVGVVGLGLFLWRQVLLQKNDDALLDLRVFASRDFSLSMAQMFLLSLAFFGAITIIPLFLQDALELKALDAGLVILPGALAMGLLGPFIGRIYDSHGTRILLIPGSILAAAMLWLFTTLTVDSSVWLVMAAQTLLSVGLALSFTPLFTAALASLKPKFYSYGSAVVGTVQQVAGAAGIAVMMTIFTASVNAGGGTEVAGAVAAGTRTSLTIGAIIATVTIVGAFLIRKPEDDGGGPAEHMGH, encoded by the coding sequence ATGTCGATCGCCGACACCGGCACCACCCCCGTCCAGGGCTCGTCTCCCACGCGGCGCACGGCGCCTGGCGTCATCCCGGCCAAGGACATGGCCGTCATCTGGGTGCTGCTCGCCGCCGCCTTCGTCGCGATCCTCAACGAGACGACGATGGGCATGGCGATCCCGCACCTGATCACCGACCTCGGGATCACGCCGATCGCCGCGCAGTGGGTCACGAGCGCCTTCATGCTGACCATGGCTGTCGTCATCCCGATCACCGGATTCCTGCTGCGGCGCTTCACGACGCGGCAGATGTTCCTCGCGGCCATCACGCTGTTCTCGATCGGAACGCTGCTGGCGGCGCTGGCCACCGGGTTCCCGATGCTGCTGGGCGCGCGCATCGTGCAGGCGTCCGGCACGGCCGTGATGATGCCGCTGCTGATGACCACGATCATGAACCTGGTCCCCACGGCATCCCGCGGCCGCATGATGGGCCGCGTCAGCATCGTCATCTCGCTGGCGCCGGCGATCGGGCCGACGATGTCGGGGTTCCTGCTCGACCACTTCGGGTGGCGGGCGATCTTCGTCGTCGTGCTCCCGATCGCGCTGGTCGCGATGTTCATCGGATGGCGTTGGCTGACGAACGTCGGCGAGACCACCCGCGCGCCGATCGACGCCCTGTCGATCGTGCTGTCGGCATTCGGGTTCGGCGGGCTGGTCTACGGACTCAGCCAGATCGGCAGTCTCGGCGAGGGCGGCAGCTGGGTTCCCCTGGCGATCTCCCTCGCCGTCGGCGTCGTCGGACTGGGCCTGTTCCTGTGGCGTCAGGTCCTCCTGCAGAAGAACGATGACGCGCTGCTCGACCTGCGCGTGTTCGCCTCTCGCGACTTCTCGCTGTCGATGGCGCAGATGTTCCTGCTGTCGCTGGCGTTCTTCGGCGCCATCACGATCATCCCGCTCTTCCTGCAGGACGCCCTCGAGCTGAAGGCGCTCGACGCCGGACTGGTCATCCTGCCCGGAGCCCTCGCGATGGGGTTGCTGGGCCCGTTCATCGGCCGCATCTACGACAGTCATGGCACCCGCATCCTGCTCATCCCGGGCTCGATCCTGGCCGCCGCGATGCTGTGGCTGTTCACGACGCTGACGGTCGACAGTTCCGTCTGGCTCGTCATGGCGGCGCAGACGCTGCTATCGGTCGGCCTCGCCCTGTCGTTCACACCGCTGTTCACAGCCGCGCTGGCATCGCTGAAACCGAAGTTCTACTCGTACGGCAGCGCTGTGGTGGGAACCGTGCAGCAGGTCGCGGGCGCCGCCGGGATCGCGGTGATGATGACGATCTTCACCGCATCCGTGAACGCGGGCGGCGGCACGGAGGTCGCCGGCGCGGTCGCAGCGGGAACCCGCACGTCGCTGACGATCGGCGCGATCATCGCCACCGTCACGATCGTCGGTGCGTTCCTGATCCGCAAGCCGGAGGACGACGGCGGGGGCCCGGCCGAGCACATGGGTCACTGA
- a CDS encoding DUF6328 family protein has translation MNSQAVRPGETPSERADRNWNELMQELRVMQTGTQILTGFLLAVAFQPRFAELDDLQRGLYITLVLLAATATVLALTPVGLHRMLFHERRKVQLVRVADRLVKANLAVIGAVTVGVVALILDVALNRPTAIVAAALGVVVILLLWVGLPPLLRRRSGGATDEERPASSHM, from the coding sequence ATGAACTCACAGGCCGTTCGCCCCGGCGAGACCCCATCTGAACGCGCGGATCGCAACTGGAACGAGCTGATGCAGGAGCTGCGGGTCATGCAGACAGGCACTCAGATCCTCACCGGCTTCCTGCTCGCCGTCGCCTTCCAGCCGCGCTTCGCCGAGCTCGACGACCTCCAGCGCGGGCTCTACATCACCCTCGTTCTGCTTGCGGCGACGGCCACGGTGCTCGCGCTCACGCCCGTCGGTCTGCACCGGATGCTGTTCCACGAGCGCCGCAAGGTGCAGCTCGTGCGCGTGGCCGACCGACTGGTCAAGGCGAACCTCGCCGTGATCGGCGCGGTGACCGTCGGTGTGGTCGCACTGATCCTCGACGTCGCGCTGAACCGGCCGACCGCGATCGTCGCGGCAGCACTGGGCGTGGTCGTGATCCTGCTGCTGTGGGTCGGGCTGCCGCCGCTGCTGCGACGACGCTCGGGAGGGGCCACGGACGAGGAGCGCCCGGCCTCCTCGCACATGTGA
- a CDS encoding carboxymuconolactone decarboxylase family protein, producing MIIDPPALDEPSEAVARLYQADVDADGYVHRYTQAMALNPQAQDAFVSLVKAVVASIGIGVYEAATLGAARAIGSPHCLLAHGHKSLKAGVLDEAGLLGFAQDEDDGFDERLQAVVRYAAKLSTDARSMTDADSERLRQYGFDDRQILDITLAASLRNHYSRALLALAVPLDDEPLLPPALASAMLTRAGRG from the coding sequence ATGATCATCGATCCTCCGGCTCTGGACGAACCGTCGGAGGCTGTGGCGCGCCTGTACCAGGCAGATGTGGACGCGGACGGGTACGTGCACCGCTACACCCAGGCCATGGCACTCAACCCGCAGGCTCAGGATGCGTTCGTCTCGCTGGTGAAAGCTGTTGTCGCCTCGATCGGCATCGGCGTCTACGAGGCGGCGACGCTGGGGGCGGCGCGCGCCATCGGCTCGCCGCATTGCCTCCTCGCGCACGGCCACAAGTCGTTGAAGGCGGGAGTTCTCGACGAAGCCGGCCTTCTCGGGTTCGCTCAGGACGAGGACGACGGCTTCGACGAGAGACTTCAAGCGGTGGTGCGCTACGCCGCGAAGCTGTCCACGGATGCGAGGTCGATGACGGATGCCGACAGCGAGCGGCTCCGGCAGTACGGCTTCGACGATCGGCAGATCCTCGACATCACGCTCGCCGCGAGCCTTCGCAATCACTACAGCCGCGCCCTGCTGGCCCTGGCAGTTCCGCTCGATGACGAACCGCTGCTCCCACCGGCCCTGGCGAGCGCGATGCTGACGCGGGCGGGACGCGGGTGA
- the arfB gene encoding alternative ribosome rescue aminoacyl-tRNA hydrolase ArfB produces MDDLHVMPGPGAPQGLVVPAVELVEQFSRSSGPGGQGVNTTDSRVQLSIDLATTRALNETQRRRVLTRLAPRLAGSVLTISASEQRSQRQNRVAARERLAELLRDAVMPSAVRRATRPTKGSQRRRLEGKHRRSETKSGRRRPDAQD; encoded by the coding sequence ATGGATGATCTGCACGTGATGCCGGGGCCGGGCGCACCGCAGGGTCTCGTCGTGCCGGCGGTCGAGCTCGTCGAGCAGTTCTCCCGGTCGTCGGGGCCCGGCGGACAGGGAGTGAACACCACGGACTCCCGCGTGCAGCTGAGCATCGATCTGGCCACCACCCGTGCACTGAACGAGACCCAGCGCCGACGGGTGCTGACCCGGCTCGCTCCGAGGCTGGCGGGCAGCGTGCTCACGATCAGCGCCAGCGAGCAGCGCTCCCAGCGTCAGAACCGCGTCGCGGCGAGGGAGCGGCTCGCCGAGCTGCTGCGGGATGCCGTCATGCCCAGCGCGGTGCGGCGCGCGACGCGCCCCACCAAGGGCTCGCAACGGCGCAGACTCGAAGGGAAGCATCGTCGCTCTGAGACGAAGAGCGGCCGACGGCGTCCTGACGCCCAGGATTGA
- a CDS encoding DUF2804 domain-containing protein — MNAPDREITAPVALLTSRGLQNPAAIGWARRSLIDTDAVGQGIRGWGRTKRWEYWAVTTPTHIVALTIGALDYANVRGVWVLDRASGEEIDAFEISPFGFGVELPGTLGQGPARSIGRGASLEFTDAEAGTLLLARTPRVKVDVVAGLPPLHEAMGTAAPFSPFLAEFTVKDVDRPAHGTIEIDGVTHEVPAGSSWAILDHLRGRLPYRTHWNWGAGAGMCGERRIGLQLGGGGPLAIRHGVSQNAFTVDGRVHKVAAPLAWEFDASDWSAPWRVRNDRMQLELTPFHVRSSRTDMLVVASIANQSFGHWSGRVRTDDGAWIDLDGILGWAEDVHNRW, encoded by the coding sequence ATGAACGCGCCGGACCGCGAGATCACCGCCCCCGTGGCGCTGCTGACTTCGCGCGGGCTGCAGAATCCGGCGGCGATCGGCTGGGCGCGCAGATCGCTGATCGACACGGATGCGGTGGGTCAAGGCATCCGCGGCTGGGGGCGCACCAAGCGCTGGGAGTACTGGGCCGTCACGACGCCGACCCACATCGTGGCGCTGACCATCGGGGCTCTCGACTACGCCAACGTCCGCGGCGTGTGGGTGCTGGATCGTGCCTCCGGCGAGGAGATCGACGCGTTCGAGATCAGTCCGTTCGGCTTCGGCGTCGAACTGCCGGGCACGCTGGGACAAGGCCCTGCGCGCTCGATCGGGCGCGGTGCGAGCCTGGAGTTCACGGATGCCGAGGCAGGGACGCTGCTGCTCGCACGCACTCCCCGCGTGAAGGTCGACGTCGTGGCCGGCCTGCCGCCGCTGCACGAGGCGATGGGCACTGCAGCCCCGTTCAGCCCCTTCCTCGCGGAGTTCACCGTGAAGGATGTGGATCGGCCGGCGCACGGCACCATCGAGATCGACGGCGTGACGCACGAGGTGCCCGCCGGATCGTCGTGGGCGATCCTCGACCACCTGCGCGGCCGGCTGCCATACCGCACGCACTGGAACTGGGGAGCGGGCGCCGGCATGTGCGGCGAGCGCCGCATCGGGTTGCAGCTGGGCGGTGGCGGTCCGCTCGCGATCCGCCATGGCGTCTCGCAGAACGCGTTCACAGTCGACGGACGCGTGCACAAGGTCGCGGCTCCCCTGGCGTGGGAGTTCGACGCCTCCGACTGGTCGGCGCCCTGGCGGGTGCGCAACGATCGCATGCAGCTGGAACTCACCCCGTTCCATGTGCGCTCCAGCCGCACCGACATGCTGGTGGTCGCGTCGATCGCGAACCAGAGCTTCGGACACTGGTCGGGAAGAGTGCGCACGGACGATGGCGCGTGGATCGACCTCGACGGCATCCTCGGCTGGGCCGAAGATGTGCACAACAGGTGGTGA
- a CDS encoding alpha/beta fold hydrolase: MQESTVTQTSTFEPDVRAVPFVDEGEGPVTLTLVTRRDLQADGLGVVAHYLAEEAGFRVVRIGARAESDGISDSDRAADALAVLDHLGIADTWIGGHSAGGTIARVFAAEHHERVNGLLLLGVEDAEIDLAAGIPVLIIQASDDEVTPAVHAEKLQATAPERASITRIPHADHYFPATHPIETAVVIEEYLDWD, translated from the coding sequence ATGCAGGAGAGCACCGTGACGCAGACCAGCACCTTCGAGCCCGACGTCCGTGCTGTCCCGTTCGTCGATGAGGGCGAAGGCCCGGTCACGCTGACGCTTGTCACCCGCCGCGACCTCCAGGCCGACGGCCTCGGCGTCGTCGCGCACTACCTCGCCGAAGAGGCCGGTTTCCGGGTCGTCCGGATCGGTGCGCGGGCGGAGTCGGACGGGATATCCGACAGCGACCGTGCCGCCGATGCGCTCGCCGTGCTCGACCACCTCGGGATCGCCGACACCTGGATCGGAGGGCACAGCGCCGGCGGCACGATCGCCCGGGTGTTCGCCGCCGAGCACCACGAGCGAGTCAATGGACTGCTGCTGCTGGGCGTCGAGGATGCCGAGATCGACCTGGCCGCAGGCATCCCGGTGCTCATCATCCAGGCCTCAGACGACGAGGTCACCCCCGCTGTGCACGCCGAGAAGCTGCAGGCGACGGCTCCCGAGCGCGCCAGCATCACCCGCATCCCGCACGCAGACCACTACTTCCCGGCCACCCACCCCATCGAGACGGCCGTCGTGATCGAGGAGTATCTGGACTGGGACTGA
- a CDS encoding NAD(P)-dependent oxidoreductase gives MRITVIGGSKGTGARFAALAHAAGHEVTALSRSGAAPDGVRAVAADATDPAMVRNAIAGADAVAVTVGGAKGVRRHRAAVTGSVIDAMEAGGVRRLLVQSSLGAGDSGALMPTPLRVLMKAVLAVPLADHDEQEAAVMRSGLDWTLVRPTGLTDKPATGGTRALQVGQKGTLGGSISRDDLAAYLLRALEDDSLIGAAVGVSG, from the coding sequence GTGAGGATCACGGTCATCGGCGGGTCGAAGGGCACCGGGGCACGGTTCGCGGCGCTCGCGCATGCGGCGGGGCACGAGGTGACGGCCCTGTCTCGCAGTGGAGCGGCGCCCGACGGCGTGCGGGCGGTCGCCGCGGATGCGACCGACCCAGCTATGGTGCGAAACGCCATTGCGGGAGCGGATGCCGTGGCCGTCACCGTCGGCGGCGCGAAGGGCGTGCGTCGGCATCGCGCGGCGGTGACGGGCTCGGTCATCGATGCCATGGAGGCTGGGGGTGTCCGCCGTCTGCTCGTGCAGTCATCCTTGGGTGCCGGCGACTCGGGCGCGCTCATGCCGACGCCGCTGCGGGTGCTGATGAAGGCGGTGCTGGCCGTTCCTCTCGCCGACCACGACGAACAGGAGGCTGCCGTGATGCGGTCGGGTCTGGATTGGACGCTCGTCCGTCCCACCGGGCTCACCGACAAGCCGGCCACAGGTGGCACACGCGCGCTGCAGGTGGGGCAGAAGGGCACGCTGGGCGGGTCCATCTCCCGCGATGATCTCGCCGCGTATCTTCTGCGGGCGCTCGAGGATGATTCTCTGATCGGCGCGGCCGTCGGAGTCAGCGGCTGA
- a CDS encoding epoxide hydrolase family protein, whose amino-acid sequence MTATATPLEVPDSELEDLLDRVRHTRWATRWPVDAWEGGTDQDELRRLAEYWGSGFDWRAQEAVIVELPWRNTIIDGTALSYLRFDAERPGRTPVLLVNGWPSSALELVDVARRLAEPSRFDGEATESVTVIVPALPGFPFSAATPSLDVQTHELLHRLMTESLGFDRYVAHGGDLGAGIVSRLAEAHPDAVAGLHLLAVASPLEVDPSTVTTAERAYLDEAAAWNASEGAYQHQQQTRPLTLAPALADSPVGFLSWILEKHRAWSDSGGDVGSRFSDDYLLTLASLYWFTGSISTSLRPYFEYATGHTKRVARVEVPTAVAIFPHDLTHPPRSWAERVYDVDRYTVMPRGGHFAPHEEPALLADDIRELLDLVV is encoded by the coding sequence ATGACTGCAACTGCAACGCCGCTGGAAGTCCCCGACTCGGAATTGGAAGACCTGCTGGATCGGGTTCGGCACACGCGCTGGGCCACGCGATGGCCTGTCGACGCCTGGGAGGGCGGAACCGATCAGGACGAGCTGCGCCGGCTGGCCGAGTACTGGGGGAGCGGATTCGACTGGCGCGCGCAGGAAGCCGTCATCGTCGAGCTGCCCTGGCGGAACACCATCATCGACGGGACCGCGCTCTCGTACCTGCGCTTCGATGCGGAGCGTCCGGGACGCACGCCCGTCCTGCTGGTGAACGGCTGGCCGAGTTCCGCGCTGGAACTCGTCGACGTGGCGCGACGGCTGGCGGAACCGTCGCGGTTCGACGGTGAAGCGACCGAATCGGTCACCGTGATCGTGCCCGCGCTGCCGGGTTTCCCGTTCTCAGCGGCGACGCCGTCGCTGGATGTCCAGACGCATGAACTCCTCCATCGGCTGATGACCGAGTCGCTAGGGTTCGACCGGTACGTCGCGCACGGCGGCGATCTGGGGGCGGGCATCGTGTCGCGCCTGGCGGAGGCGCATCCGGATGCCGTCGCCGGGCTCCATCTGCTCGCCGTGGCGTCTCCGCTCGAAGTCGACCCGTCGACGGTGACGACCGCGGAGCGGGCGTATCTGGACGAGGCCGCCGCGTGGAATGCCTCCGAGGGCGCCTACCAGCATCAGCAGCAGACGCGCCCACTCACCCTGGCGCCGGCACTCGCGGATTCCCCCGTCGGCTTCCTCTCCTGGATCCTCGAGAAGCATCGCGCCTGGAGCGACTCCGGCGGCGATGTCGGCAGCAGATTCAGCGACGACTATCTGCTGACCCTCGCCTCGCTGTATTGGTTCACCGGCTCGATCTCCACCTCGCTGCGACCGTACTTCGAGTACGCCACCGGACACACGAAGCGGGTGGCACGGGTGGAGGTCCCCACCGCGGTCGCGATCTTCCCGCACGACCTCACCCATCCGCCGCGCAGCTGGGCGGAGCGCGTGTACGACGTCGACAGGTACACGGTGATGCCCCGCGGCGGGCACTTCGCACCGCACGAGGAACCGGCGCTGCTCGCCGACGACATCCGCGAGCTCCTGGATCTCGTCGTCTGA